One window of the Verrucomicrobiota bacterium genome contains the following:
- a CDS encoding TolC family protein: MKTKLLAGISICCLLFQVISIGQNRVPVAIPDRLDLPTVLNYALQNNFSILQAQQRIREQEGLIVEIRSQALPEATLNANYNQIDSGLSETFGGLFDPNTENWNIALNVRQALYKGGGVRAALRVQNLLEEAILYDLKAAINLAVLDVKTRFYDVLLARESIGVQEQNIELLDNQLRDAKNRFEAGAVSQFEVLRAEVERANSQPELIRARNGFRIAIEELRQVMGFTGVPEDAHKYPEFVGSLEFTPSEVDLVRALEIARANRPELQQLQLIVEAREEGIVIERAGNRPDVDLVGSYQFNKSTVSNSFGNALNGWTIGIQSSWAIFDGRSTEGKVLQAKSQLEQARLDLGQTTLEVEVEVRRAIHQLQQASELAQASSKVIDQAAESLRLANEIYAAGGGTQLDVLQSQVALTESRLNQVEAFHGYNVALVTLSKALGNAIPYEQSER, translated from the coding sequence ATGAAGACAAAGCTGTTAGCTGGTATCTCAATTTGTTGCCTTTTGTTTCAGGTAATTTCTATTGGCCAAAACAGAGTTCCGGTAGCTATTCCCGACAGGCTTGATCTTCCGACGGTCCTGAACTATGCGTTGCAAAACAATTTCTCCATCCTTCAGGCTCAACAGCGGATCCGTGAGCAAGAAGGTCTGATTGTTGAAATCCGTTCGCAGGCACTACCCGAAGCAACGCTGAACGCTAACTATAATCAAATAGATAGTGGATTGAGCGAAACCTTCGGAGGGTTGTTTGACCCGAACACCGAGAACTGGAATATCGCACTGAACGTTCGCCAGGCTCTTTATAAGGGAGGAGGGGTTAGGGCTGCACTGCGAGTTCAAAATTTACTGGAAGAAGCTATTTTGTATGATTTGAAGGCCGCGATTAATCTGGCTGTTCTGGATGTTAAAACGAGGTTCTACGATGTGCTTTTGGCCAGAGAAAGTATTGGTGTTCAGGAGCAAAATATTGAGCTGCTGGACAATCAACTTCGGGACGCCAAAAATAGATTCGAAGCGGGAGCAGTTTCGCAATTTGAGGTGCTGCGTGCGGAAGTCGAGCGCGCCAACTCCCAACCTGAACTGATACGAGCTCGCAATGGGTTTAGAATTGCAATTGAAGAACTCAGGCAAGTTATGGGTTTTACCGGTGTACCTGAAGATGCGCATAAATATCCTGAGTTCGTCGGCAGCTTGGAATTTACTCCTTCCGAAGTGGATTTGGTCAGAGCGCTTGAAATTGCAAGAGCGAATCGGCCAGAATTACAACAGCTTCAGTTAATCGTTGAAGCCCGTGAAGAGGGCATCGTCATCGAGAGAGCAGGCAACCGACCCGATGTAGATCTGGTAGGGAGTTATCAATTTAATAAGTCCACTGTATCAAACAGTTTTGGCAACGCTTTGAACGGATGGACAATCGGCATCCAGTCAAGTTGGGCCATTTTTGACGGAAGATCTACCGAGGGAAAGGTCCTTCAAGCAAAATCACAACTTGAACAGGCTCGCCTGGATCTCGGACAAACAACGCTCGAAGTAGAAGTGGAAGTTCGCAGAGCCATTCACCAATTGCAGCAAGCGTCTGAACTTGCTCAGGCCTCTTCAAAAGTGATTGATCAAGCCGCGGAATCATTGCGACTTGCGAATGAAATTTATGCCGCCGGTGGAGGCACGCAGCTCGATGTCTTGCAATCGCAAGTAGCCTTAACCGAATCGCGACTCAATCAGGTAGAAGCTTTCCATGGATACAATGTGGCTTTGGTTACTTTATCCAAAGCACTAGGCAATGCGATTCCCTACGAGCAATCTGAACGGTAA
- a CDS encoding efflux transporter outer membrane subunit has translation MKVFINVPCKSLLLVFSSITLFISGCMIGPDYEAPELNTPSAYHNAASNQASSLMGGWRQLFQSPELIALIEKAERNNHTLIAAWQSVVASRAITRRFKAEGLPQVDTGLSVNYFNNSDAVAQDGSGDSGERYDADVLARWELDLFGKIRRSVQAAEANADAQEALYQDFLFTLQADVASLYFQIQSFQSEIELLQRSQETRQESLDLIKQRFQAGTVSELAVAQTTSLLANAESRLYSAMRTQNSLKYALAALLGETPGTFRFIPSPLDDDPPKVPAGIPGDLLSRRPDIRAAERSLAASNEFVGVAKASFFPSITLSGTLGYASRDWNNLFNSGSSFDSLRPGVTVPLFEGGRLRANEQQALALYKKDLELYMQTVISAVTETEDMLQSIRLLDQQRIAIGKAVEASQQARRISLLQYQRGLSDFITALDAERTALDAEQQFVQVKRAQYLAAINLVRALGGAW, from the coding sequence TTGAAAGTTTTCATTAACGTTCCCTGCAAATCTCTTTTACTGGTATTCAGTTCCATCACTCTGTTCATTTCCGGGTGTATGATTGGCCCTGATTATGAAGCACCCGAACTGAATACTCCTTCGGCATACCACAACGCAGCTTCCAATCAGGCTTCCAGCCTAATGGGCGGTTGGAGGCAACTATTTCAATCTCCCGAACTGATAGCTCTCATCGAAAAAGCGGAGAGAAATAATCACACTCTGATAGCAGCCTGGCAGTCTGTGGTTGCCTCGCGCGCCATTACCCGCAGGTTCAAGGCCGAAGGCCTACCTCAAGTAGACACCGGTCTAAGCGTAAATTATTTTAACAATTCGGACGCCGTTGCACAGGACGGATCGGGGGACTCTGGTGAAAGATATGACGCCGATGTGCTAGCCAGATGGGAGTTGGATTTATTCGGAAAAATACGGCGAAGCGTGCAAGCGGCAGAAGCGAATGCAGATGCTCAGGAAGCGCTTTACCAAGATTTCTTGTTTACTCTGCAGGCGGATGTGGCATCGCTCTATTTTCAAATTCAATCATTTCAGTCTGAAATCGAGTTGTTGCAAAGAAGCCAGGAAACCAGACAAGAATCGCTCGACCTCATCAAACAGCGATTTCAAGCAGGAACGGTAAGTGAACTGGCAGTTGCTCAAACAACCTCACTCCTCGCGAACGCAGAATCACGGCTCTACAGTGCAATGCGAACTCAAAACAGTCTCAAATATGCATTGGCAGCCTTGCTGGGAGAAACTCCAGGGACCTTCCGATTTATCCCTTCTCCTTTGGACGACGATCCACCGAAAGTTCCAGCTGGTATTCCCGGAGATCTGCTTTCACGTCGTCCAGACATTCGAGCAGCGGAACGATCACTCGCTGCCTCAAACGAGTTTGTCGGAGTCGCCAAAGCCTCCTTTTTTCCAAGCATCACTCTAAGTGGAACCCTGGGATACGCATCTCGTGATTGGAATAATCTTTTCAATTCTGGATCTTCCTTTGATAGCTTAAGGCCTGGTGTTACGGTCCCCCTATTCGAAGGCGGACGATTAAGAGCGAACGAGCAACAAGCACTTGCACTCTATAAAAAGGATCTTGAACTCTATATGCAGACTGTGATTTCCGCCGTGACGGAGACGGAAGACATGCTGCAGTCCATTCGCTTGCTCGACCAACAACGAATAGCAATCGGTAAAGCCGTAGAAGCTTCTCAACAGGCCCGACGGATTTCATTACTACAGTACCAACGTGGACTGTCTGATTTTATAACTGCTCTGGATGCCGAACGAACTGCACTCGATGCCGAGCAGCAATTTGTCCAAGTGAAGCGCGCTCAATATTTAGCGGCTATCAATCTTGTGCGTGCTTTGGGAGGCGCGTGGTAA
- a CDS encoding peroxidase-related enzyme (This protein belongs to a clade of uncharacterized proteins related to peroxidases such as the alkylhydroperoxidase AhpD.), with translation MSFFKNHGPLVGVKDILQLNSIAGRALIHYHTAVMRQESEISQKERELIAAYVSGLNACEYCHGIHSVTAESFGLEAGLIVKLLEDLDSAPIDERMKPVLVYVKQLTLQPSRLTQELVDSVLAAGWSEQALHDAINVGALFNFMNRLVEGHGVAGTQTLFEDRGRALHENGYNGLLSFLKED, from the coding sequence ATGAGCTTTTTCAAAAATCATGGGCCATTGGTTGGAGTGAAGGATATTCTCCAGTTAAATTCAATAGCAGGACGGGCGTTGATTCATTACCATACAGCAGTGATGCGGCAGGAATCGGAAATTTCACAGAAGGAACGTGAGCTGATAGCAGCATACGTTTCGGGACTCAACGCCTGTGAATATTGTCACGGCATCCACTCAGTAACGGCTGAGTCCTTTGGATTGGAAGCAGGGTTGATAGTCAAGCTACTGGAGGACCTTGATTCGGCTCCGATTGATGAGCGTATGAAGCCGGTTCTTGTTTATGTAAAGCAACTAACATTACAGCCATCGAGATTGACCCAGGAGTTAGTCGATTCCGTGTTGGCGGCTGGTTGGTCGGAACAAGCCTTGCACGATGCAATTAATGTGGGAGCTTTGTTTAACTTTATGAATCGATTGGTCGAAGGACATGGAGTCGCCGGAACGCAAACTCTATTTGAGGACCGAGGTAGAGCGCTGCATGAAAATGGTTACAACGGTTTACTTTCATTTTTGAAGGAGGATTAA
- a CDS encoding efflux RND transporter periplasmic adaptor subunit, producing MTLRNILLRTRRLPEILLIFLPLFHSFGQTPVSVAKPLVETSQSRFQFTGTITSEREAAISPRVAGLVSKADAEMGFLAKKGDLLVSLDDTLARMELKEKELNLEAALAELANSKRRFDEAVELGDSNFPRSERENRETTYRMAEIAVSRMKTMVETQREIVERHRIIAPYTGTVIEKNAEVGEWVQTGNPVLRFVDTENLRFDIQVPQEQMSLILKSSAVTVHIAGAVGDPFDAHIEARSPTVDVKTRTFQVRIGLDNPPAFVKPGMSAEAVFKPVSDSANLFIPRDAILRTSDSKVIVWVAKTSGPKTLASKRSVQLGASSGDIIAVITGLEASDEVIYQGNESLQEGQEIHIVDSIIPTFSR from the coding sequence ATGACCCTTAGAAATATACTTTTACGAACCCGCAGACTTCCCGAGATCCTACTGATCTTTCTGCCTTTGTTTCATTCATTTGGTCAAACGCCGGTCTCGGTAGCTAAACCTCTGGTAGAAACATCTCAATCTCGCTTTCAATTTACCGGAACCATCACCTCCGAACGCGAAGCGGCCATTTCTCCTCGAGTAGCCGGATTGGTTTCCAAAGCAGACGCAGAAATGGGTTTCCTTGCAAAAAAAGGAGACCTGTTGGTGAGCCTCGATGACACCTTGGCACGTATGGAGCTGAAGGAAAAGGAGCTGAATCTGGAAGCGGCTCTGGCCGAGCTGGCCAATTCAAAGCGCCGCTTTGATGAAGCTGTGGAATTAGGCGATTCCAATTTTCCCCGATCCGAACGAGAAAACCGGGAGACCACTTATCGCATGGCAGAAATTGCGGTCAGTCGAATGAAAACCATGGTCGAAACTCAAAGAGAAATTGTTGAGCGGCACCGTATCATTGCACCATACACGGGTACCGTTATCGAAAAAAATGCTGAGGTAGGAGAATGGGTGCAAACGGGCAATCCAGTATTGCGTTTTGTCGACACCGAAAACCTTCGCTTCGATATACAAGTGCCTCAGGAACAAATGAGTCTCATTCTAAAATCGAGCGCTGTGACCGTACACATCGCTGGAGCCGTTGGAGATCCTTTCGATGCACATATCGAAGCACGATCACCTACAGTGGACGTTAAGACACGGACTTTTCAGGTTCGCATCGGTCTAGATAATCCACCTGCTTTTGTAAAACCCGGCATGTCAGCGGAGGCTGTATTCAAACCTGTTTCGGATTCGGCAAACTTGTTTATACCACGAGACGCGATCTTAAGAACATCCGACTCCAAAGTAATCGTTTGGGTGGCAAAAACAAGTGGTCCCAAAACTCTGGCATCCAAACGAAGCGTTCAACTTGGTGCATCAAGTGGTGACATCATAGCAGTAATAACAGGTCTCGAGGCTTCGGATGAAGTGATATACCAAGGTAATGAATCGCTTCAAGAAGGTCAGGAAATCCATATCGTAGATTCCATAATCCCCACGTTTAGTCGTTAG
- a CDS encoding efflux RND transporter permease subunit — translation MFDWCIKHPTQVAVIALLICVLGVVAAVRIPVQMIPDLDIRTISVVTGWPGATPQDVEKEILIEQEDYLQNVQGLQRMISSASMGSASIELEFPSTIDVNDALIRVLNALSQVPSYPENVDEPLVIATSFSSNNFMFFAIQDTSGKRTPEDVLRMFDFIVQRVKPRMGRVPGVSDVRIQGAPEQQIRINVDLARLAAVGITMQEVRDSIRDRNRDISAGDISSGKRRYLVRTVGRFESPEELSSIILRRTGDSVTTLGDVAEVELGLYEQRSLAYLNTFPSILASVSREIGSNVIDIRDAMMEVVEEINQDVLGPEQLVMFKTSDDVRYVEASIQNVWRNLILGAIAASIVLWLFLRSISGTLLCVAGIPICTIAAFIGLQAAGRTINVISLAGVAFAIGMTVDNAIVVLESIEKKRREGHGRIDAALIGVKEVWSSVLASTMTTIIVFTPVWLIKEEAGQLFSDISIAISGAILASMLVSIAIIPTASIRFKTLGKTAKIGTQRPRLFQFFDSLIEKLVTSSKGALVGVMATIGVSSSIIYFMTPAAEYLPEGEEAKIFCRILPPPGYNLQTLETIAKEINEKFSPFLVQNGSLENESLDKSIPPIIRLRVTISNDRSLVVAETWDPNRIDELRVVFSDYLKQFPGIRSFISKGSIISSNDGGSRSVNLDIGGPDLGEIYQVAEAAYRRAFEVFDEPSVNSTPSALSLQQPMVEIRPDWARATELGFTNASLGFTIRALTDGAYVDEFLLDGRRVDMFLYSGKGEVESLDALANLPIYAPAGGVVSMDSFAELVETVDTDSIRRLNGDRTVTLNIIPPKSVALEDAVEVVRKDLVKYMRDQDLVPQGVAVDVTGAGDQLLKTREALLGNFLIAVILSYLLLSAVFSHWGFPWIILATVPIGIAGGIGGLWLLNNGGAFLGLLGMKSIQQPFDMITMLGFLILLGTVVNNPILIVSGTIDRLRAGGQVAMSVRDATLSRIRPILMSTTTTVFGIAPLVIFPGAGTELYRGVGAIVLFGLLFSTFVTLVFLPSFLVLCLKITSRLFTKATPVSGQL, via the coding sequence ATGTTTGATTGGTGCATAAAACATCCCACCCAGGTAGCAGTTATCGCGTTGCTCATTTGCGTTTTGGGAGTAGTGGCTGCCGTCAGGATACCGGTTCAGATGATTCCAGATCTTGATATACGCACCATATCCGTTGTTACAGGTTGGCCCGGCGCCACTCCGCAGGACGTGGAAAAAGAAATCCTGATTGAGCAGGAAGATTACCTGCAAAATGTCCAGGGTCTTCAGCGCATGATCTCATCTGCCTCCATGGGCTCCGCCAGCATTGAACTCGAATTTCCTTCAACAATCGACGTGAACGACGCGCTCATCCGTGTCTTAAACGCCCTAAGCCAAGTGCCCAGCTATCCGGAAAACGTGGATGAACCCCTCGTGATAGCTACATCGTTTTCGTCCAACAACTTCATGTTCTTTGCGATTCAGGATACTTCAGGGAAAAGAACACCGGAAGATGTGCTACGTATGTTCGACTTCATTGTTCAAAGAGTAAAGCCGCGTATGGGGCGCGTTCCGGGAGTATCGGACGTTCGCATACAGGGCGCTCCGGAACAACAGATCCGTATCAACGTGGATCTGGCTCGCCTTGCCGCGGTGGGCATAACGATGCAGGAGGTAAGAGATTCGATTCGTGACCGCAACCGGGATATTTCCGCAGGAGATATAAGTAGTGGAAAACGTCGTTACCTCGTCCGGACAGTTGGTCGCTTCGAATCACCGGAGGAATTGTCATCCATCATTTTGCGTCGGACCGGAGATTCAGTAACGACCTTGGGTGATGTTGCTGAAGTAGAACTTGGATTATACGAGCAAAGGTCCCTGGCCTATCTCAATACCTTTCCAAGTATTCTTGCCTCGGTGTCACGGGAAATTGGTTCCAATGTGATCGATATCCGCGACGCCATGATGGAGGTAGTGGAGGAAATCAATCAGGACGTGTTGGGTCCCGAACAACTTGTAATGTTTAAGACCAGCGACGATGTGCGCTACGTGGAGGCTTCCATACAAAACGTTTGGCGGAATCTCATTCTAGGTGCCATCGCAGCAAGCATCGTTTTGTGGCTGTTTCTAAGATCCATTTCAGGAACGCTACTCTGCGTGGCTGGTATCCCGATATGCACCATCGCCGCCTTTATCGGACTCCAGGCGGCAGGCCGAACCATCAATGTTATTTCTCTGGCTGGTGTGGCCTTCGCCATTGGAATGACAGTGGACAATGCGATTGTGGTACTGGAGAGCATCGAAAAGAAGCGACGCGAAGGCCACGGTCGAATCGATGCTGCTTTGATTGGCGTCAAAGAAGTGTGGTCCTCCGTTCTCGCTTCCACCATGACCACCATCATCGTGTTTACGCCCGTCTGGCTCATCAAAGAAGAAGCCGGGCAATTGTTTTCCGATATTTCCATCGCGATATCCGGCGCTATTTTGGCTTCGATGCTGGTTTCTATTGCCATCATTCCTACCGCCAGTATCCGGTTTAAAACTTTGGGGAAAACCGCGAAAATAGGTACGCAACGTCCCCGTCTATTTCAATTCTTTGATTCTCTCATCGAGAAACTGGTTACTTCCTCCAAGGGAGCCCTAGTCGGTGTTATGGCCACCATTGGTGTAAGCAGCTCCATCATTTATTTTATGACTCCTGCAGCTGAATATCTTCCGGAAGGAGAGGAAGCCAAAATATTCTGCCGGATATTACCGCCGCCTGGTTACAACCTTCAAACACTGGAGACTATAGCAAAGGAGATAAACGAAAAGTTCAGTCCCTTCTTGGTACAAAATGGTTCTTTAGAAAATGAATCGCTGGACAAATCGATCCCCCCAATTATTCGACTACGCGTCACCATCAGCAACGATAGAAGCCTGGTGGTGGCTGAAACCTGGGATCCGAATCGAATCGATGAACTTCGAGTTGTGTTTTCAGACTACCTTAAACAATTTCCCGGAATTCGCAGTTTTATCAGCAAAGGTTCCATCATTTCCAGCAATGATGGTGGCTCTCGAAGCGTAAATCTCGATATTGGCGGACCTGATTTGGGCGAAATTTATCAGGTTGCAGAAGCGGCCTATCGGCGGGCCTTTGAAGTATTCGATGAGCCTTCGGTCAATTCCACACCTTCCGCCCTCAGTCTCCAACAACCAATGGTTGAAATTCGACCCGATTGGGCTCGTGCCACCGAGCTTGGATTTACCAACGCTTCTTTAGGATTCACAATTCGGGCCCTTACAGATGGTGCCTATGTGGATGAATTTCTCCTGGATGGACGTCGGGTCGACATGTTTCTTTACAGTGGAAAAGGCGAAGTTGAAAGCCTGGATGCACTGGCAAATCTTCCCATTTATGCTCCGGCCGGAGGCGTGGTTTCCATGGATTCTTTTGCTGAGTTGGTAGAGACCGTAGATACCGATTCAATACGAAGACTCAATGGTGACCGAACCGTTACATTGAACATTATTCCTCCCAAATCGGTAGCCTTGGAAGACGCGGTCGAAGTCGTTCGAAAGGACCTGGTAAAGTATATGCGAGACCAGGATCTTGTTCCTCAGGGAGTAGCCGTCGATGTCACTGGGGCTGGCGACCAATTACTTAAAACTCGGGAAGCACTTTTGGGAAATTTCCTGATTGCAGTGATATTATCCTATCTCCTTTTGAGTGCTGTATTTTCGCACTGGGGATTTCCCTGGATTATTCTGGCAACGGTACCAATTGGAATAGCAGGAGGTATTGGCGGACTCTGGTTATTGAATAACGGAGGTGCATTCCTGGGGCTACTTGGAATGAAATCCATACAACAGCCTTTCGACATGATAACGATGCTGGGTTTTCTTATTTTGTTAGGCACAGTGGTAAATAATCCGATACTCATCGTCAGCGGCACAATCGATCGCTTAAGAGCAGGCGGCCAGGTGGCGATGTCTGTCAGGGATGCAACTCTCTCTCGGATACGACCTATTCTGATGTCCACAACAACGACAGTATTTGGCATTGCGCCATTGGTTATATTTCCCGGAGCTGGAACCGAATTATATAGAGGGGTTGGAGCAATTGTGCTGTTCGGCTTACTATTTTCGACCTTTGTTACTTTGGTATTTCTTCCGTCATTCCTCGTACTTTGCTTGAAAATTACGAGCAGGCTTTTTACTAAAGCCACCCCTGTCTCAGGCCAGCTGTAG
- a CDS encoding arylsulfatase, which translates to MQRYRDHFIRSIYLLIPILLLLHGESFGQAPIRPNIIFIMADDMGWNQSGFNGGNKELTPHIDKLAEEGLQLTQYYTHSVCAPTRAAFLTGKYAFRTWSDWRTEDFGKASYLAKLGLTLAYNDRGEPTRRIHGLDTNERTIAEALKEAGYFTAIIGKWHAGEWLPEHLPMGQGFMYQYGHYAWGIDYFQKTIEHNAPATFAVYDWHRNQKPVQESGYSTDLFTKETVKLIANQADRSKMGQPFFLYVAYNAVHGPLNVPGRYKHLDARDAMLKALDDGVGQIVEALDLHQMRDNTLLVFTNDNGPVMEELSKPYRGTKNTTFEGGVRSPAIVRWPGHTTSGSKTNGMMFVADWFSTFISVAGGSHKQETQVDALDMSPMLFHGADSPRDEIFYDVSGSVRLPTIRKGDYKLMGDALYNIVTDPYETTDVADQHPKLVTQLKNRLKIVGDERPPLGDKPLLMDPPLPYVYGQEENLNPPQWLKDHVDAIRETQPQSWAEGETPWPKAPQGANASKMTGGVDERPVSK; encoded by the coding sequence ATGCAACGTTACCGGGATCATTTTATTCGAAGTATCTATTTGTTAATTCCAATACTTTTACTTCTTCATGGTGAAAGCTTTGGTCAAGCACCCATCCGTCCCAATATCATTTTCATCATGGCGGACGATATGGGTTGGAATCAATCGGGCTTCAATGGAGGCAACAAGGAGCTAACTCCTCACATCGACAAACTGGCCGAGGAAGGGTTGCAGTTGACCCAATATTACACGCACTCAGTATGCGCTCCAACGAGAGCCGCCTTCTTGACCGGTAAATACGCTTTCCGAACCTGGAGTGACTGGCGGACTGAAGATTTCGGAAAGGCGAGCTACCTTGCTAAACTGGGACTTACCCTGGCCTACAACGACCGAGGAGAACCAACCCGACGCATTCATGGTTTAGACACCAATGAACGAACGATCGCCGAGGCACTCAAGGAAGCTGGTTACTTTACTGCAATCATCGGCAAATGGCACGCAGGCGAATGGCTGCCTGAGCACCTCCCCATGGGCCAGGGATTCATGTACCAATACGGTCACTACGCGTGGGGAATTGATTATTTTCAGAAAACCATTGAGCACAACGCGCCAGCTACTTTTGCGGTTTACGACTGGCATCGAAATCAGAAACCAGTTCAGGAATCTGGATATTCGACCGATTTATTTACGAAGGAAACGGTCAAACTAATCGCCAACCAGGCTGACCGCTCAAAGATGGGACAACCCTTCTTTTTATACGTGGCCTATAACGCAGTTCACGGTCCACTCAACGTTCCAGGCCGCTATAAACACCTGGATGCCCGCGATGCCATGCTGAAGGCTCTCGATGATGGAGTTGGCCAAATTGTCGAAGCGTTGGATTTACATCAAATGCGTGACAATACCTTGCTTGTATTTACCAATGACAACGGACCAGTCATGGAAGAACTGAGTAAGCCTTACCGGGGAACGAAGAACACCACTTTTGAAGGCGGAGTTAGATCGCCAGCAATTGTTCGTTGGCCGGGCCATACAACCAGCGGTAGTAAAACCAATGGAATGATGTTTGTCGCGGATTGGTTCAGCACCTTCATTTCCGTGGCTGGTGGGTCCCATAAACAGGAGACCCAGGTAGACGCTTTGGATATGAGCCCAATGTTGTTTCACGGAGCAGACAGTCCGAGGGACGAAATATTTTATGACGTTTCAGGGAGTGTTCGACTTCCAACTATCCGAAAGGGTGACTACAAGCTTATGGGCGATGCCTTATACAACATCGTAACAGATCCTTACGAAACTACGGACGTCGCCGATCAGCACCCGAAGTTGGTTACGCAGTTAAAAAACCGACTAAAAATAGTGGGTGACGAAAGACCTCCGTTAGGAGACAAACCCTTATTGATGGATCCACCTCTTCCTTATGTTTACGGGCAGGAAGAAAACCTGAATCCTCCGCAGTGGCTTAAAGATCATGTAGACGCGATAAGAGAAACCCAACCTCAGTCCTGGGCCGAAGGTGAAACTCCCTGGCCTAAAGCTCCCCAAGGCGCTAACGCCAGCAAAATGACCGGGGGTGTAGATGAAAGGCCAGTGAGCAAATGA
- a CDS encoding tetratricopeptide repeat protein produces the protein MSWSSLCCLIFTGIFFLPCFSLAQRIEEESVGFYQRRGSQYFELGKFKEAIADWDRTIELDPRLEPRHWQRGIAYYYAKEYQKGVDQFELHQTVNSQDVENAVWHFICNVRLNGIETARKQLIPIQYDSRVPMDKVWDLFAGKGTVEAVLEAANRPSPYKRQQLCYAHLYLGLYFEALEKKDLAQRHIALAANDYSMNNYMGMVAQVHAKTLKD, from the coding sequence ATGAGCTGGTCCTCGCTGTGCTGTTTAATATTCACAGGAATTTTCTTCCTTCCATGTTTCTCCCTCGCACAACGAATCGAAGAAGAATCGGTCGGTTTTTATCAAAGACGAGGCTCTCAGTATTTTGAATTGGGGAAATTCAAAGAAGCGATTGCAGACTGGGATAGAACCATTGAGTTAGACCCACGACTTGAGCCACGGCATTGGCAACGCGGTATCGCCTACTATTACGCCAAGGAATACCAGAAAGGCGTCGATCAATTCGAGCTACACCAGACCGTCAATTCGCAGGATGTGGAAAACGCCGTTTGGCACTTCATTTGCAACGTTCGACTCAACGGAATCGAAACTGCCAGAAAGCAACTCATCCCCATCCAATACGATAGCCGTGTCCCCATGGATAAAGTTTGGGATCTGTTCGCCGGTAAAGGAACCGTCGAAGCTGTGTTGGAGGCTGCCAACCGCCCCTCCCCCTACAAGCGACAACAACTTTGCTACGCGCATCTCTATCTCGGTTTGTATTTCGAAGCACTGGAAAAAAAAGACCTGGCACAGCGCCATATCGCTCTGGCCGCGAACGACTATTCTATGAATAATTACATGGGAATGGTCGCACAGGTGCATGCCAAAACACTGAAAGACTAA